The nucleotide sequence GATGCATTTCATGGCCGCGCAGGCGAGGACTCCCTCCGGTGCCGCGCCGATTCCCAGATACAGGTGGATGCCCGTCCCTTCGATTGCCGTGGCCACGGCTCCGAACACGTCTCCGTCTGAGATGAGCCGGATTCGTGCCCCAGCCTGCCTGATCTCTGCGATGAGATCGACATGGCGATCACGATCGAGCACGCACACCACGATGTCCTCGACGTCGCGGTCCATGGCTTTCGCAACCGCTCGGATATTCTCGGTGGGTGTAGCGTCGATATGTACGACGTGAGCGGCCGTGGGACCTACAGCGATCTTGTTCATGTAGGTATCGGGAGCGTGAAGAAGGGTGCCCTTGGGCCCGAAGGCGAGCACGGTGAGGGAGTTCGACTGACCGTACGCGGTGAGGTTCGTGCCCTCGAGGGGGTCAACCGCGATGTCGATCTCCTCGCCACCTCGCCCCACTTCTTCGCCAATGAAGAGCATGGGGGCCTCATCGCGCTCCCCCTCCCCGATGACGATGCGGCCGGAGATGTCGACGCCATTGAAGGCGGTCCTCATCGCCTCCACGGCCGCATTGTCCGCTGCGTGCTTGTCCCCCTTGCCCATCCACCGTCCTGCCGCAAGCGCGGCAGCTTCGGTGACCTCGAGCATTTCGACGATGCGGGTTGTACGCAAGCTGTCAGCCTCCCTCTCGTGCGTGAACCAACAAGCCATCTAGCTCAGACGAACCAGTCGTGCGACGAAATGGCCGTCTGGCCCCCCTGGTTCCGGAAGAGACTGGAACCAGCCCTCGGCGGAGAGGAAGTGATTCCATTCCGCCGGTATTTCACTCTCACCGAGTTGGTCGAGGCGAAAGCCGGACCCCTCATTAGATGCCAAGAACGCGCCGATGACCTGTTCGTTCTCACGTCGGACGACGGTGCATGTCGAGTACACCACGAAACCGCCGGGCTTCACAAGGCTCGCTGCCGTGCGAAGCAGTTTGGCGTCGAGGGCGGCGAGCGCTTCAATCTCCTCAGGCCGCGCCCTCCACCTGCGGTCTGGGTGGCGTCGCATGGTGCCCAGTCCCGAGCAGGGGG is from Coriobacteriia bacterium and encodes:
- the glpX gene encoding class II fructose-bisphosphatase, whose protein sequence is MRTTRIVEMLEVTEAAALAAGRWMGKGDKHAADNAAVEAMRTAFNGVDISGRIVIGEGERDEAPMLFIGEEVGRGGEEIDIAVDPLEGTNLTAYGQSNSLTVLAFGPKGTLLHAPDTYMNKIAVGPTAAHVVHIDATPTENIRAVAKAMDRDVEDIVVCVLDRDRHVDLIAEIRQAGARIRLISDGDVFGAVATAIEGTGIHLYLGIGAAPEGVLACAAMKCIGGCFMGRFAWRSPEEKARAVDMGTCNIDGVLDMDCLVNTDEAAFIATGVTDGELLRGVRYFGQGARTHSIAMDNKTGTVRFIETVIRTGDERFWVRMD